In Pagrus major chromosome 23, Pma_NU_1.0, the genomic window CGGAGCAGCAGCACCGGCTCTGCCAAATATTCAAAACAGGTAACAAGACCCACAGGTACAGAATCTGACTGTATGGCTTTGTTTTTAGTatgtggaaataaaataaatgaatgcagaaCTCCTACTGGCTGCATTAATCCCTATTTAGTACATCGTATTGTATATTGTTCCATTCTAGTTACTTACAGATGCACCTCTTTCCTTCTGCCAATGAAGTAGAGAGTACAATTTACAGCATTAGTTCTCTGTGATCCCTTTCATATCCAAGCTAAATTGATAATGCAAATGAAATATCGATACTGAATTGAATTGGAGTTGAACTGATTCAGGAATGTATTGCTAATGCCAAGGCCCTAATTGATTGATCTTCCAATAATATTCACAATGAATATTTTCATCTAGACATgtcaaacacatttgaaaatgttcccagagcccaaagagATGTCTTCAACTTGCTTTCTTTCCAAAGACTCATCATTTActaacataaataacaaaaaagcaacaaatcctcacagttAAGAAACTGGGATGAGGAaaggtttgacatttttgcatgaaaaattactgaaactATTGTCAAAATAGTTTGCAAATTTCTTAtgatcaactaatcattgcagctcctGAGTTCACGTGAATCAACTTCTACCACTTTATGCCACAGTTATGCCTGAGGAAGTCTCACAGGTTTGACTTGACAGAGTATTTTTATCATCTTAAATTTATCTCTATCTTGAGCTCCATTTAGGTTTCCTTTTAGTCTGCCAAGGGTTGAATAATGTCCATTCCACAAAAACTTCACCATTTCAACTTTACATGTTCACACAACCAGAACAAACCTAGGCTGGATGTCATTTTGTTGTGGGTAACTTCACTCTAGGGCATATAATGCTGTCAAACATTGTTAGATATTgtattttttggggaaaaaaattataGCAACATCACGGACCATACAGTCTTACAGtatctggtttgttttgtaataattgtgtttcctctgtgtcAGTCTCGTAACTGGGAGGTGTTGGACGACTTGCAGCATCTGGATATGTGTTCAGTTCCCGGCTCCACTGTGGACCTCAGTATCCCCGGGATCTGCGAGGGCTACttaatgaagaggaggaagtacCCGCTCAAAGGCTGGCACAAGGTGAGCACAGACTGGGCAGCATGTGAACAGCTCTGTTTGCACTGATTTTCACTGTTATTCTCTATTTTACGTCTTTTCAATCTGTTGAGCTATTGTAGAGCTATTTTACCTTCTTATCAGTAACCTCATGCAATTCCAACGTTCTCTGgattgtcttgttttctttctaacACTTCACTCTGGTCCTTTTTCAGAGATACTTCCTGTTGGAGAAAGGAATTCTCAAGTACTCAAAGACGCAGCAAGATGTAAGTCATGAAAAACCACAGCTGCCAACAGTACACTGTCTCTCAACACAGTGATAGCGTCGGCCCTGAACTCTGTATGTACTCTAAATGTATGGAATGGtaaataaaactatttaaaacacatttggtGGTTGTGTTTTAGATTCAGAGAGGGAAACTCCATGGCTCTCTGGATGTAAGCCTGGCTGTCATGTCCATCAACAAGAAATCCAAACGCATAGACCTGGATGCTGGAGATAACCTCTACCACCTCAAGGTACCCTTCACAACACATTCTGAGAAGTTCCAGGACCCTGGAGGTGTTTGTAGAATGATATGCAACAGACCTCACGCTCCTGAGCTACAGATTGTCATCTGAAAAGCTTGATTTCAGTTCACTTTTTCATTGTTCCCCTCTTTACTGACTCcctgtgtgttgctgttttctctctctccttcctccctgtTAGGCAAAGAGTCATGATCTCTTCTATATCTGGCTCACCAAGCTGTGTGCCCACCGCGTGTTTAGGAAAAACGAGGCGATGAGTGTTCATCATGGGGTCCTTCACGCTCTCTCCATCGGTCAGGGCAACCTGCCAACCATGGCCTCTCTCGCCCAGAAAAACAGAGCAACAGTGAGTAAAGATCCCTGTTAATCTCACACGTTTTagcaaaaatacacattttaatgaaacgACTGCAACTCCCCCACTCAAATTTGTGTCATTCTTAAGAAAATCACCCCTGAGTGGGTTGTTTCTGTGCTATCAGCAAAGCACAAAGATTTGTGGGAGGTGGTTGATTGATTAGTGGCATCAGcataataaagtttttttttttattgtatttgtctTCATACCTCTCAACTTATGTAAAAGCCCTGTCGTGACCTCTTTTGTAAGACTGTCATTGTTTTCAAATACTTGATCAGTTACTTTGCGATTTAAATTTATCTCTTAAAAATGCCTGTCTTGTTTGGCCAGCTGTCAAgagtttttttattcttaatgtattatcaaaatattttttttatccatggATTAGTTGAGTCAGTGACAAACCATTCGTTACAGCATCGCCCACAATGCCAGAAAATGGGAGGACGTAATAATTTTCTTGTCTTTGGCTTCACTTTGTGACTTTaactgtggtgtgtgtgtgtgtgtgtgtgtgtgtgattgcccAGCTTCCTCAGTACGCCAGCTCAGCATCAGTGTACCAACCAGAGATTAGCAGCCCCGCCCCCGCCCCTGCCATCACCTCCCACCCAGGAGTGACCAACAAGGTGTCAGCCTGGCTGCAGCAGACCCACGACATTGACGCAACCTCCAACGGTCAGAATCACCTCTCATTGTAGCCACTTAGTAAATCTTGGTTCAGTCATATTTCATCAGTCAGAGTGCATACATGCGTCTGCTGAAATACAGAATATGCACACGTTGATGTGATCTTCACCGTCTTTGGTAGGAAcatgtgcaaaatgtttttgtgtgtgtggtctctgaactctgacctttgacccttttGTTTATCAGACCTGGCTCGCTGTCAGGCAGAGCTGACCGAACTAGCCCAGCTCATTCAGCGACTCCATTGGCTGGAAGGAGGCCTGCCAATCACAAACACAGATCTGGAGATGCGGATCAGCATGCAGGTGAGTGTTCTGGTGGCAACTGTGAATGTGTCTGATTCTTCATagtatttcatttgaaaaataacaTTGAGCTGAGATCACTTGTCTTCTATTTAACTCTGTTGATACTGTTGATCTCCTGTGGGGGGCCCCGAACTGACCACGGAAGACCGCTGATGGTCCTAGTTGAAATgatcacaaataaaaaaaaacaaaaaacaaaacagaatggCTAGAGCATTCATTCTTTTTGAAGCTAAAAGCtgaggcttttgtctttcatgtCATCACGTTGTACACTTGTGATTCGTCATTACGTGTACAGTACagaagtcaaacaaacaaatatgttaAAGTCTATAAGTAAACATTCAGCTATATAAAAATGTGGCGTTGTATTTAGAGAGAAGCTATAACCCTGTCTCTGCTTTAGAATCTCTCCCTGGAGAAACCCAAGAGGAAGATGGGAAAAGCAATCGGCCATGCCAGGACTATGTCCCGCGTTGATGGGGGACTGGTAGGACTGACTTTAACCTCTCATGCATTGCTGTGATTCATCTTAACATCATCTGTTGAACAAGTTAAATCTGTTTGACACCATAACaatcctctctgtcctgtccAGTTCACTTCCAGCCACCTGAGTACGAACAGCAGCTCTGGTTTGGGGGCGTCGGTTCAGTCCATCCCCGACTACGTCTACACTCAGCTGTCCAACCCTCAGGTCACCTCACCCGAGGCCAAGAAGCTTCACCAGGACATCTGCGCCGCTTCTCAGAGGGGTACAGAACTCTCAtcttataataatataatataaatataataattgaaCTAGACGACAGGGCTCAGTACACTGGAAGAAACCTTAGTTCTGAAATAGTTCCTGCAGTATGAGTTAAATGGGGTCAATGTGGAACTgctgtgctggaagctggttgttagtttatgttggcAAGGACTTTtctaagctaatgttagctgccgTTGCTACATGCAAATTGTAACCTAGAGCCccttttaatgtataaaatagttTTGTAAAATTGCAGTATTACGTGATGTCACTTTAGGCTcaggcacatttttttttcttccatttatttatttttgaataaaCTAAAAAGACTGTAGTATGTAAAAAATGCCCCAAGCTGATACCTGCTACTTTCTGCCACAGCGTCATATGTCCATACGTTTCTGATGTTATGTTGCAGTTCACGCTTCTCTCAAGTCAATTCACGATGTTTTGACCctggagagagagcgagtgaggCAGGCCTGGACCGGCCCGGACCTGAGGCACAACACCTCACAGCAGCTCGCTTCACTGTGCAGCACACTGTCTGAGGTAACACACCCTcctgcacacatacaaacacacacagctgaactGGATAATGTGCAATCAAAACTCAGAAATGTCCTCTTCCTGAAGAAGCTGACAATCAGACGACAACAAAGACTGACATGAATTTAGAAGTGTCTATTCGTCTTTCCCTGCCGGCTCACTTCTTCACCACCTCACCGTTTCTCCCAGAGTTCTAACACTGATTGGCAAAAAGACAATGGAGGCTCAGCCCTCGCTGTCTGTTGGTGAAACTGTTGAGCAGGTTTGGGTTGTTTCTAGGCGAACATACACAAGTTTTCACAGGCGCGTCCTGAAGGAACACACCTCAAGTCTTTTCTCACCCTGTTtccacacacaaagacacaaacggCACAATTGTTGTCACACACTGAAACTCAGACTTGTCAGTAGATTTCAGCTGTCAAACTGACGGCACTCGGTTATCCTTCCTGTGTGGTGCTGCATGAGGTTTCTTCTTGGTTGCCTGCTTGTATTCCGTCTGTGCTGCATGTGACTGTACTCAGTTGTTGTGACTTTGGGCTTTATTTTGGTGCTTGCCTGGCAGCTGGCTGTCGTCCTGCATTGTCACTGCGGGTCAGTTCATTCCTGCCCTCTTGTCTGCATTGAGAAGAGGGCAGGGATGGAATCAAGCCAGAGGGGTTTAGTCATGTTTGGCTTCAAGACAACAATTTAAAATAACCTAAGGTAAAATTGCCTTATCTTGGCCTACATTACAGTTGGAAAAACATGGGTGTTGACCAGGCAAAGACCTGATTGACCCATTTTAAATGCCTATAGTTCATAACACAGCAGTTTTGTCCTCTGGTGACAGTTGAACAACAGAGCCAAACGTTGATCCACACCTCGTATTGTGTGAAGGCTACGGAGTCTGCATTAACCATCTTACCATTTGTGTTTGATCCCctgtctttccttcctcttgTTTCTTGCATGGCTGGTccgtgtgtatgtgcatgtccatgcatgtgtgtttagcTTGACATACAGTCACGTCTGACCAAAGTCCACTCGCTTTCCCTGTCCTCTGACTCTACTGAGGAATCCTTCTGCACCGTTCGTCCTGACCAGGTGTGTACTGCCTTGTGTCTGGATGTGTGAAACAGTTTGTCTTATTGTGCATGTCTGTTTCATTCTCTCACTGTGAcccatttgcattcattttttaattttttttatcttgaatGTGAAATGAGTTAAAATTGTGAAGAAAATCAAGTGGTTGGTGTGGCTCAGGTTAGTCACTTCATACAACTCCTGGCAGGATAATGCATGTAGACATTTTGTGGGTGGGTACTGACCTTccaatgctgtgtgtgtgcattgagtGGTTGCGTTTtgcatgtttcctgtctgtgtgtctgacacgTCACATGCCTGCTGGCTAGTCTGGTTCCAGTTCTTTCATTGTACAGTCTGTTCAATTGAGACATGAAACTGTAGTTTGAACCACAGATCCTTTTATCCTCTGCTCCCTCACAGAGGACGCCCTCAATGGGTCGCCACCCTCATCGCGCGCCCTCAGTGGCAGAGTCCATGGCAGAGTATTTCGATGCCAGTGAAGTGATTGTGTGCGAGAGCTCATCAGAGGCAGAGGCTTCGGATGAGTCGGGcctgagtgacatcaccaccaccagcacctcGGAACCTGAGGAGGGACACGGTGAGTGTTAACCTACTGTCCAGTTGCTGGTAGCACTCTGATCATACTGCCTGCCACTCAAACATTTTCTGAGCAAAAAAAGACTAAAGATTAACCATctgttctcctcctcagctgctgccACCCTCAACTACCGGGCCAGTCTGAGTGCTACTGACAAGCCCCGCCCAGTGCCCACTAACACTGGTAACACCACCAttgttttatctcatttttaATGTGAGTGCAGAGCATATGTACTGCTGGTTCACCAGTCTGGACTCTCCAGGACTGAGTTTAGACCAGAGATGAAAGACGCTGCTTCCTCATGGTGCAGTGAGAGGACAAGCTCAGCAAGAGCAAACAAGCATTCACCACACCTGGTTCAGTTTAAATTAGactttttaagatattttgaaTATAATGATGCATCACTGAATGCAACAATCCTCATATACAGTTGTCGCTTTCTCTGTCTTAACTCTTTGTAATGCTCGCACTCACAATACCTAATTTAGAAAACAAGGGAGAACATATACATGGTCAAGAAATTGGTTTTCGCCTGCAGAAATCTAGCACGATAGGTTTTTCACAGGTTGAGAATTTACTTGTGGTGGTGGGTGACGCAGTGTGTGACAGGCAAGTTCAATAGTAGTACAAAAGCCTACACactattaaaataatattatggGGTAATGGGTTAGTAATTGTTTTACCCATTCATAACGCTTTACATCACGTCCATATTGCAATAAATTGTGGGTAATTCAATCGGTGAAGTCTGAAGTCCACACCCCAAACAGACTCTCTTAAGGTCTGCAGATAGTCCTCTTGAAGGCTCTTGTGGACTAGATGAATTGAGGGTTTGGACAGCCCTCAGCACTCCTGCAAAGTCCATGAGTCTGTAAGAGTGGTGAAGTCCAGATATTTGGACGAGTCATTGATAGGGCCATGATTGCTCATCAGTCACTTGCCTTTCATATCCTTCAATTCCTTGAAAATTCAACAAATTATACGCACATGATGTAAACTATACTATCAACATAATTTAAAtaaccttttaaaataaatgaatttccATGTAAAGTCAAACTAAATATGGATTTTATGGAGAAGTTAGTCATTTGTGCAATTTGCGTTGCACAGATTTTGCATGTTGCATTCTTTCTACAAACAAAGCTTGGTACATCATatcaatgttatgtcttgaaaacttgaagtaaacatgtatgctCAGGCATTTTTGCCAAGTGGCAGTCAATGTTTGCACAAGCGCTGCACACAGTGCCAAGCTTCCGTAACCTGAACCAGAAATGATATGCTGCAAACGCCAAGCTAAGACATACTGCCAGATGAATCTGTTAAAATCTGCTGAAAAAAATAAGTATGAGTAAGAGTAGCCCTTCCGGATGTCTCCTTTTTTAATTGTAGTGATTTGTGTTTCTATGATCCAGGCCGTCGCACTACCATGCCCGCCCCATCAACAGACAACAGCCACATCGGCATCATGACCATCCTGTACAACAACATTGGCAAGGACCTGTCCAGAGTCTCCATGCCGGTTGCTCTCAATGAGCCTGTGTCTTTGCTGCAGAGACTCAGTGAAGAGCTGGAGTACTCTGAGCTGCTGGACATTGCTAACCAGATTGAGGATCCTTATGAGAGAATGGTGAGTTTGGCTTACTTGGAGTCCTGACCACCCGGAGCTAAGATACAGTTGAGTTCAGTGGGAAGttcattgattttaaaaaatgtccccAGGTTTATGTGGCAGTGTTCTCCATCTCTGGATATGCCTGGGCATCATGGAGGTATGGCTACAAACCCTTTAACCCTGTTCTGGGAGAAACCTACGAGAGTCATAGAGAAGACAGAGGCTTCCACTACGTCAGCGAGCAGGTAACCACTGGAGTCAAATACAGAAAACTGCTGACCAAATGTCAGCATCTGAGCTTTTGAGCTGTAATGccgtgttttttttatgttttcaggtcAGCCATCACCCACCGGTCTCAGCCTGCCATGCAGAGTCAAAAAACTTCACTTTCTGGCAAGGTAGGAGCTGAGTGCATCACGATGAGTGCCGGGTCCACCTGTACTGTATGAGTGGAGACAAACCTAAtgctctgtctgcttctgtctgctcTCAGATCAGAGATGGAAGAACAAGTTTTGGGGGAAGTCAGTGGAGGTCCTCTCTTCTGGACAGGTCAACGTCACCCTGCCCAAGTGAGCCACAGCTTTATTACTTACCAACAGCTGGAACACAATGCAGCATCTAGATATACAACAGCTGGAAAAATGACTAACTGCTAGTTTAAATACAGAACCTGCTTGTACAATACTGAAAACAGTGTGCTGGCATAATATACACACTAAACAGTCAACAGATCATGTTGAGAAGCAATAGTTGATTGTATAGACACAgaggtttgtgttttcttaccaATGAcattaaagacagaaaactaTGATTGGTCGTCTAGGCTGTCATGTCTCTCGGTCACCGCAAGAGTTTCTGACTCTATTATGACCTAATCTGACACAGTGACCATCATAACAGACTAATTATTGTGTAGTCGGAACCAACATTAGAAATGAATAAAGGATATTATGATATTATGTGTATGTTATCTGTAACAATATTctgcatttaatggcatttaCTAAGCCattcatttctttaatttatttttgattctgGCAGTTTCAGTCGAGCATGTGCCTATAGCTGACTTTGGattttaaaaaacctgttttaATATCAAAGCATCATTTGTGTGCAGGTCCGGTGATCACTATGAATGGAACAAGGCAGTGACGTGTATCCACAATGTGCTGAGTCAGCAGCGCTGGATAGAGCACTATGGTGAGGTGGtgatcagaaacacacagagcgACATCTGCACCTGCAAGATCACCTTTGTCAAGGTtaggatacacacacatacacacacattcacagatgtCCTCATTTAGCCAGCCTGTCCTCTAAAGTCTGTTTGTGCATCTGCTCGTTCAGTTAGAAGACAGGATAAAGGACATGTACTTTTCTTGTCCTCTTCTCCCATTATTATAACCACCGTAACCTCCTCCTTCCTATATATTTCAGTCTCGCTACTGGAGCTCAGACAACAATAAGAATGAGGTGCAGGGTGTGGTTCTGAACCGGGCTGGAGAGGTGGTTCATCGATTTGGAGGCCTCTGGCATGAGGGCATTTTCTGTGACACCCTGGTCGAACCAAAGTGCATCTGGAAGCCCAGTGAGTAGCATCCTCATCTGAGCACTGGAAACATCTTGAGAAATGTAGCTGTTGACCTCATCTATAGAGTCACATTCTAATAAAATGTACGCTTACAAGCCAGCTACTAGATTCTTGTAGTGTTGTAGAAGATGCATAACAGATTTACAAATACAGGTAAATTTCACTGACAAATACTTGGTTTGCTGATGGAATTAATGTCGAACACCTTCCTTTGCATCTGAA contains:
- the LOC141018916 gene encoding oxysterol-binding protein-related protein 7-like, with protein sequence MQRFPHYIAPMDPQVCPPPLNSSQSMISGIDKSPASTFKPGHSRSSSTGSAKYSKQSRNWEVLDDLQHLDMCSVPGSTVDLSIPGICEGYLMKRRKYPLKGWHKRYFLLEKGILKYSKTQQDIQRGKLHGSLDVSLAVMSINKKSKRIDLDAGDNLYHLKAKSHDLFYIWLTKLCAHRVFRKNEAMSVHHGVLHALSIGQGNLPTMASLAQKNRATLPQYASSASVYQPEISSPAPAPAITSHPGVTNKVSAWLQQTHDIDATSNDLARCQAELTELAQLIQRLHWLEGGLPITNTDLEMRISMQNLSLEKPKRKMGKAIGHARTMSRVDGGLFTSSHLSTNSSSGLGASVQSIPDYVYTQLSNPQVTSPEAKKLHQDICAASQRVHASLKSIHDVLTLERERVRQAWTGPDLRHNTSQQLASLCSTLSELDIQSRLTKVHSLSLSSDSTEESFCTVRPDQRTPSMGRHPHRAPSVAESMAEYFDASEVIVCESSSEAEASDESGLSDITTTSTSEPEEGHAAATLNYRASLSATDKPRPVPTNTGRRTTMPAPSTDNSHIGIMTILYNNIGKDLSRVSMPVALNEPVSLLQRLSEELEYSELLDIANQIEDPYERMVYVAVFSISGYAWASWRYGYKPFNPVLGETYESHREDRGFHYVSEQVSHHPPVSACHAESKNFTFWQDQRWKNKFWGKSVEVLSSGQVNVTLPKSGDHYEWNKAVTCIHNVLSQQRWIEHYGEVVIRNTQSDICTCKITFVKSRYWSSDNNKNEVQGVVLNRAGEVVHRFGGLWHEGIFCDTLVEPKCIWKPNVQPDDHSDFYGFSRYARELNELTPELQAILPPTDTRFRPDQRLLEEGKVAEADKKKDEVEEKQRERRKEMAKTGEEHTPRFFRKSLDEAGREVWLSNDTYWKLRQDPGFAKTENLDLW